In Candidatus Roseilinea sp., one DNA window encodes the following:
- a CDS encoding sugar kinase: protein MDEKSPARNDRFPCSHPIPAGPSKTLRLYGARFQEVVCELTAHSSGRVIALSIGAQAGSIIPADAFGQPIYPMITFLDTRATDIVHAWVRHGWGEVIREITGWGLQIGQPLASIAWLREHRPDIFTAARRFIGPHDDLVRRLTGTLVSNASCGAQIPLIERRTGEWSMAVAERVGLSRDHLAPLGASGSIVGAVQPEVADALNLPRSTLIVNGGQDHACEALALGLTEPGSLMLATGTAWVITGIADSPEIAGIPRQMDLNAHVVPQRWTISTYMGGFGAVVEWWLSTTSADLDDRYALLQHALEASPPGSNSVRFLPESQHRPASQFSGLKLSHRWDDLTRAVVEGIASEVCAAIAALRMANLPVNALYMLGGAARTSGWSRVLADMTGVTIHACDDSFLGARGAAILAGLGAGAYSSAAQAWPHFTPRTHLTEPDPQAHAHYRQIFTPDT from the coding sequence ATGGACGAGAAGTCGCCCGCGCGCAACGACCGATTCCCCTGCTCACACCCCATCCCGGCTGGGCCGAGCAAGACCCTGCGGCTGTATGGTGCGCGCTTTCAAGAGGTCGTCTGCGAACTTACTGCGCACAGCTCCGGCCGCGTCATTGCGCTCAGCATCGGCGCACAGGCCGGTTCGATCATCCCTGCCGACGCATTCGGCCAGCCCATCTACCCGATGATCACCTTCCTGGACACGCGCGCCACCGACATCGTTCACGCCTGGGTGCGCCATGGGTGGGGCGAAGTCATCCGCGAGATCACCGGCTGGGGTCTGCAGATCGGCCAACCGCTTGCCTCGATTGCCTGGCTGCGCGAGCACCGGCCGGACATCTTCACCGCGGCGCGCCGCTTCATTGGCCCACACGACGACTTGGTACGCCGACTGACCGGGACGCTGGTCAGCAATGCCTCGTGCGGCGCACAGATACCGCTGATCGAACGGCGCACCGGCGAATGGAGCATGGCGGTCGCCGAGCGCGTCGGCCTCTCGCGCGACCATCTCGCACCACTCGGTGCATCCGGCAGCATCGTCGGCGCAGTGCAGCCGGAAGTCGCCGATGCGCTCAACCTCCCTCGATCCACGCTGATCGTGAACGGTGGGCAAGACCATGCTTGCGAGGCGCTGGCCCTCGGCCTGACCGAGCCCGGCAGCCTAATGCTGGCGACGGGCACGGCCTGGGTGATCACAGGCATCGCCGATTCCCCGGAGATCGCCGGCATCCCGCGGCAAATGGATTTGAACGCGCATGTCGTGCCACAACGCTGGACGATCAGCACCTACATGGGAGGCTTCGGCGCAGTCGTCGAGTGGTGGCTGAGCACAACCTCAGCCGACCTGGACGACCGCTACGCGCTGCTCCAACACGCGCTGGAAGCATCGCCGCCCGGCAGCAATAGCGTGCGTTTTCTTCCAGAATCGCAACACCGGCCGGCCAGCCAATTTAGCGGGCTCAAGCTCAGCCATCGCTGGGACGACCTGACCCGCGCCGTCGTCGAAGGCATCGCCTCCGAGGTGTGCGCTGCGATTGCGGCGCTGCGTATGGCCAATTTGCCTGTGAACGCGCTCTACATGTTGGGCGGCGCGGCGCGCACATCGGGCTGGTCGCGTGTGCTCGCCGACATGACCGGTGTGACGATACATGCCTGCGACGATTCGTTCCTAGGCGCGCGCGGTGCAGCGATCTTGGCCGGCTTGGGCGCCGGCGCGTATTCATCGGCGGCACAAGCCTGGCCACACTTCACACCGCGAACTCACTTGACCGAGCCCGACCCGCAAGCACACGCACACTACCGTCAAATTTTCACACCTGACACCTGA
- a CDS encoding beta-ketoacyl-ACP reductase: protein MTSYLQPAEHETALRRFGGCVVVVTGAAGGIGRACALRFAQEGANVACLDVNDVGNEATAEACRRYGAGAISLHCDVSSEDDVQYDIAQVMSRWGQIDTLVAAAGIYTGGLLSEVTLRQWQRLLEINLTGVFLCNKAVAPIMMQQRSGSIINISSMSGKTSWAGTHEYSASKSGVIGLTRSVAMELASYGVTVNAVCPGNTKTELVVDAARRNAPREGLTVEQWLARRAADCPMKRLAEPWEIAGLCAFLASEDARYITGQAIEIDGGMVMS, encoded by the coding sequence ATGACAAGCTATCTTCAACCCGCCGAACACGAAACCGCGCTGCGGCGCTTCGGCGGTTGCGTGGTCGTGGTCACCGGCGCAGCCGGTGGCATTGGGCGTGCCTGTGCGTTGCGCTTCGCCCAGGAAGGCGCAAACGTCGCCTGCCTGGACGTGAACGACGTCGGCAACGAAGCGACGGCCGAGGCGTGCCGCCGCTACGGCGCCGGCGCGATCAGCTTGCACTGCGACGTATCGAGCGAGGACGACGTGCAGTACGATATCGCCCAGGTGATGAGCCGCTGGGGGCAGATAGACACGTTGGTCGCAGCAGCCGGCATCTACACCGGCGGCCTACTGAGCGAGGTGACGCTCCGGCAGTGGCAGCGCCTTTTGGAGATCAACCTGACCGGCGTCTTCCTGTGCAACAAAGCCGTCGCACCGATCATGATGCAGCAACGCAGCGGCAGCATCATCAACATCTCGTCTATGTCCGGCAAGACCAGTTGGGCCGGCACGCACGAATACTCCGCGTCCAAGAGCGGCGTGATCGGCTTGACGCGCTCGGTAGCGATGGAGCTGGCATCCTACGGCGTCACGGTCAATGCCGTATGCCCGGGCAACACGAAGACCGAGTTGGTGGTGGATGCTGCGCGCCGGAACGCACCGCGCGAGGGTCTGACCGTCGAGCAATGGTTGGCGCGCCGAGCCGCCGACTGCCCAATGAAGCGCCTAGCCGAGCCATGGGAGATCGCCGGGCTGTGCGCCTTCCTGGCCAGCGAGGACGCGCGCTACATCACCGGCCAGGCAATCGAAATTGACGGCGGCATGGTCATGAGCTAG
- a CDS encoding fumarylacetoacetate hydrolase, with the protein MLDGRPLSANFTLTELLRQPAGAMHDWLTQQHDSAASIQAQGILPPIEPMQEVWASGVTYLRSRDARKAESSVADVYQKVYDAERPELFMKAIGWRAVTSRQPVRIRKDSTWNVPEPELTLVINAHGEIVGYTAGNDMSSRDIEGENPLYLPQAKIYTGACALGPEIVLTNAEAMRTLPVTLEIRRGGAVVFSGETSIARMKRGLAELVSYLYRELDFPDGAFLMTGTGIVPPESFSLRPGDHVKISVGEVTLENEVI; encoded by the coding sequence ATGCTGGACGGCCGACCACTCTCGGCCAACTTTACGCTTACCGAGCTGCTCCGGCAGCCGGCCGGCGCGATGCACGACTGGCTGACGCAGCAACATGACAGCGCCGCAAGCATCCAGGCGCAGGGTATCCTGCCGCCCATCGAGCCGATGCAGGAGGTCTGGGCCAGCGGCGTCACCTATCTGCGCAGCCGCGACGCGCGCAAAGCGGAATCGTCGGTGGCCGACGTGTATCAAAAGGTCTATGACGCCGAACGGCCGGAGCTGTTCATGAAGGCCATCGGCTGGCGCGCCGTAACCAGCAGGCAGCCCGTGCGCATCCGCAAAGACAGCACGTGGAACGTGCCGGAGCCGGAGCTCACCCTGGTCATTAACGCGCACGGCGAGATCGTGGGCTACACCGCTGGCAACGACATGTCCTCGCGCGACATCGAGGGCGAGAACCCACTCTACCTGCCGCAGGCCAAGATCTACACCGGCGCGTGTGCGCTTGGGCCGGAGATCGTGCTGACCAACGCCGAGGCGATGCGCACGCTACCGGTGACGCTGGAGATCCGTCGCGGCGGCGCAGTCGTCTTCAGCGGCGAGACGAGCATCGCGCGTATGAAGCGCGGGCTCGCAGAATTGGTGAGCTACCTTTATCGGGAACTTGACTTTCCAGACGGTGCATTCCTGATGACCGGCACGGGCATCGTGCCGCCGGAGAGCTTCTCGCTCCGGCCAGGCGACCATGTCAAGATCAGCGTCGGCGAAGTGACGCTGGAGAACGAGGTGATCTAG
- a CDS encoding glucose-1-dehydrogenase, with the protein MNTLDLSKKIILITGGAGAIGQVIVRTLLAHGAAIAVNDVMPVEEAEAVLPKSERVRYFRADAARAEEVATMFDAVETALGMPNVACCHAGMVGAHPVTDYPLTEYDKLMEVNVRAAFVVAQEAARRWVARRVAGHLIFTTSWVQDVPWPEITPYTMSKSAMKAMMRGFARELADKGIRANAIAPGIVGVGMAKRQWDTDPSYRARASKAIPLGYMQPPESVADAFAFLCSDMAGYMTGATLLVDGGCSLYPMD; encoded by the coding sequence ATGAACACGTTAGATCTGTCCAAAAAGATCATCTTGATCACCGGCGGCGCCGGCGCCATCGGTCAAGTCATCGTGCGGACGCTGCTGGCCCACGGCGCTGCAATAGCCGTAAACGATGTGATGCCGGTAGAAGAGGCTGAGGCCGTCTTGCCGAAGTCGGAGCGCGTGCGCTACTTCCGCGCCGATGCGGCTCGCGCAGAAGAAGTGGCCACGATGTTCGACGCCGTCGAGACTGCACTGGGCATGCCGAACGTCGCTTGTTGTCACGCCGGCATGGTCGGGGCGCACCCGGTCACGGACTATCCACTGACCGAGTATGACAAGTTGATGGAGGTGAATGTGCGCGCGGCGTTTGTGGTGGCACAGGAGGCTGCGCGCCGCTGGGTTGCGCGGCGCGTCGCCGGCCATCTGATCTTCACCACCTCTTGGGTGCAGGACGTGCCCTGGCCGGAGATCACCCCCTACACCATGAGCAAGAGCGCAATGAAGGCGATGATGCGCGGCTTTGCGCGTGAACTGGCCGACAAGGGCATCCGCGCCAACGCAATCGCGCCCGGCATCGTCGGCGTAGGCATGGCCAAGCGGCAATGGGACACCGACCCGAGCTACCGAGCGCGCGCGTCGAAGGCCATCCCACTCGGTTATATGCAGCCGCCGGAGAGTGTCGCCGATGCGTTTGCCTTCCTCTGCTCCGACATGGCCGGCTACATGACCGGCGCCACGCTGCTGGTGGATGGCGGGTGCAGTTTGTACCCGATGGATTGA
- the priA gene encoding primosomal protein N', whose product MADSSRQHAVASVALLSQAVAEPLTYLIPDHLRDRVLLGSAVVVPLQHRLTSGIVVGLDLQPEPVEAELKPIHAALDARPALNSVQLELARWIAAEYHAPLGRCCALMTPPGFTPRSAYVYGLTDEGERVAKSSDREAGATDARARLLQALYLRGPLVESKLTRAMRDAPDWRRALKALVKAGLVSRASTLQPPPVRPRRTTLAQLAIGEETLAPVLANLQANNKLKPETRARRAAALEYLRSHNGLAAAEWIFAETGATREDLSWLAARGYIMLGDAERWRDPLADVDYVVKSPPPLTEDQEQVWRAVEAGIRDQGSGIRDRESGIRGRGSGGGESGAAPSDSQFSILNSQFLLRGVTGSGKTEIYMRAAEAVLKQGRGVLILVPEIALTPQTARRFLERFPGQVALVHSGLKPGERYDTWRRIRAGELRVVVGARSALFAPLAEVGLIVLDEEHDPSYKQNSPPYYDTRRVALRYAELTGATLIFGSATPSLEAWQMADAGRLTLLELPNRVRGHVRRIADQQARLGIQAAVQPEAEAVAYQPLPAVQVIDMRAELRGGNTDMFSGALTLALGETLRRGEQAILFLNRRGAASSVLCRDCGHVLRCPNDDTPLTYHSEVESREWKVAAPHVRLPSPHLKCHQCDRIEPVPSRCPVCGSVRIRYIGIGTQKVEQAVLQRFPDARVLRWDRDSAGRGGGDHILQRFVNRQADVLVGTQMIAKGLDLPMVTLVGVVLADVGLFLPDFRAGERVFDLLLQVAGRAGRGLLPGRVIVQTYNPDHPAIAFAARHNVQGFVSYELTQRRLLNLPPFVRLVRFEYADVDNDAARRACELLARDVRRSIHHLGLIGPAQAYFTRRNNRYRWQVLVRTHSPRELLAGLNVPRGFVVDVDPVSVL is encoded by the coding sequence ATGGCTGATTCGTCCAGGCAGCACGCTGTCGCTTCGGTCGCGCTTCTGTCGCAAGCCGTCGCCGAGCCGCTGACGTATCTCATCCCCGACCATTTGCGCGATCGAGTGTTGCTCGGCTCGGCAGTCGTCGTGCCGCTGCAGCACCGGCTGACGAGTGGGATCGTCGTTGGACTGGACTTGCAACCGGAGCCGGTCGAAGCCGAACTCAAACCGATCCATGCCGCGCTCGACGCGCGTCCGGCCTTGAACTCGGTCCAACTCGAGCTGGCGCGCTGGATCGCCGCCGAGTATCACGCGCCGCTCGGTCGTTGCTGCGCGCTCATGACGCCGCCGGGCTTCACGCCGCGCTCGGCCTATGTATATGGCCTGACGGACGAGGGCGAGCGCGTTGCAAAGTCGAGCGATAGAGAGGCGGGCGCGACGGACGCGCGCGCGCGGTTGCTTCAGGCGCTGTACTTGCGCGGCCCGCTGGTCGAATCGAAGTTGACGCGGGCGATGCGTGACGCACCGGATTGGCGTCGCGCGTTGAAAGCGCTGGTCAAAGCCGGCCTGGTGTCGCGCGCCTCTACGCTGCAGCCGCCTCCGGTGCGACCTCGGCGCACCACGCTGGCGCAACTGGCCATCGGCGAGGAAACGCTGGCACCGGTGCTGGCCAACCTGCAAGCCAATAACAAGCTGAAACCGGAGACGCGCGCGCGCCGCGCCGCAGCATTGGAATACCTGCGATCACACAACGGCCTGGCCGCCGCGGAGTGGATCTTCGCAGAGACCGGCGCGACGCGCGAAGATTTGAGCTGGCTGGCCGCGCGTGGCTATATCATGCTCGGCGATGCCGAGCGCTGGCGCGACCCGTTGGCCGACGTGGACTACGTGGTCAAGTCTCCACCGCCGCTCACTGAGGATCAGGAGCAGGTCTGGCGCGCTGTCGAGGCAGGGATCAGGGATCAGGGATCAGGGATCAGGGATCGGGAATCAGGGATCAGGGGGCGGGGATCAGGGGGCGGGGAGTCAGGCGCTGCGCCTTCCGATTCTCAATTCTCAATTCTCAATTCTCAATTTCTGCTCCGTGGCGTGACCGGCTCCGGCAAGACCGAGATCTACATGCGCGCGGCCGAGGCCGTCTTGAAGCAAGGACGCGGTGTGCTCATCCTCGTGCCGGAGATTGCGCTGACGCCGCAGACTGCCCGGCGCTTCCTGGAACGCTTCCCCGGCCAAGTCGCACTCGTCCACAGCGGGCTCAAACCCGGCGAGCGCTATGACACCTGGCGGCGCATCCGCGCCGGTGAGCTGCGCGTAGTGGTCGGCGCGCGCTCGGCGTTGTTCGCGCCGCTCGCCGAAGTGGGGTTGATTGTGCTCGACGAGGAGCACGACCCGTCCTACAAGCAAAACAGCCCGCCCTACTACGACACGCGACGCGTTGCGCTGCGCTACGCCGAGTTGACCGGTGCGACGTTGATCTTCGGCAGCGCTACGCCGTCGCTAGAGGCCTGGCAGATGGCCGACGCGGGTCGCCTGACCTTGCTCGAGTTGCCCAACCGCGTGCGCGGACATGTGCGCCGGATTGCCGATCAGCAGGCGCGCCTGGGGATACAAGCCGCCGTGCAACCGGAGGCCGAGGCCGTCGCCTACCAGCCTTTGCCGGCAGTGCAGGTGATTGACATGCGCGCGGAGTTGCGCGGCGGTAATACTGACATGTTCAGCGGTGCGCTGACGCTGGCACTGGGCGAGACGTTGCGGCGCGGCGAGCAGGCCATCCTCTTCCTCAATCGGCGCGGCGCCGCATCTAGTGTGTTGTGCCGTGACTGTGGGCACGTCCTGCGTTGCCCGAACGACGATACCCCGCTCACGTATCACTCGGAAGTGGAGAGTCGAGAGTGGAAAGTCGCAGCGCCGCACGTCCGACTCCCCTCTCCCCATCTCAAATGCCACCAGTGTGATCGCATCGAGCCGGTGCCGTCGCGCTGTCCGGTATGCGGCAGCGTGCGCATCCGCTATATCGGCATCGGCACGCAAAAGGTCGAGCAGGCCGTCTTGCAGCGCTTCCCCGACGCGCGGGTGTTGCGCTGGGATCGCGACTCTGCCGGGCGCGGCGGTGGCGATCATATTCTGCAGCGTTTCGTCAATCGCCAGGCCGATGTACTGGTCGGCACGCAGATGATCGCGAAGGGCCTCGACCTGCCGATGGTGACGCTGGTGGGTGTGGTGCTGGCCGACGTGGGGTTGTTCCTACCGGACTTCCGTGCCGGCGAACGCGTCTTCGATCTGCTGTTGCAGGTGGCCGGCAGGGCAGGGCGGGGGCTGTTGCCCGGACGGGTGATCGTGCAGACCTATAACCCGGATCATCCGGCGATCGCGTTTGCTGCCCGACACAACGTGCAGGGCTTCGTGTCGTATGAGCTGACGCAGCGTCGGCTGCTGAACTTACCGCCGTTCGTGCGGCTGGTGCGCTTCGAATACGCCGACGTAGACAACGACGCAGCGCGTCGGGCGTGTGAGCTGTTGGCGCGCGACGTGCGACGTTCCATCCATCACCTGGGCCTCATCGGCCCGGCGCAGGCGTATTTCACCCGGCGCAACAACCGCTACCGCTGGCAGGTGTTGGTGCGCACACACTCGCCACGCGAATTGCTGGCCGGCCTGAACGTGCCGCGCGGATTCGTCGTGGATGTGGATCCGGTGAGCGTGCTTTGA
- a CDS encoding fructose-bisphosphate aldolase gives MTIRRLRRLFPDGKTLIVACDHGMIDGPAAGIEVIGDTIEAVIAGGADGIMCSFGVATRFAEALARIGLVLRLDGAGTRLGLKAGPGAQFYAVEDALRLGADAVCVTAFPGSPHEATTLETLARVVRQAHAWDMPVMAEIVPGGFDSPPEKRTLDAIKVSARVAAELGADWVKLPYVEGFAEVVRTCFVPVVVLGGRKQDDPRETLTMLRASLDAGGVGGVIGRNVWQSGNTERMTRAMAGIVHAGASVEDALQIALA, from the coding sequence ATGACCATCCGACGTTTAAGACGGCTCTTCCCCGACGGTAAAACGCTGATCGTAGCCTGCGACCACGGCATGATTGACGGCCCAGCAGCAGGCATCGAAGTGATCGGCGACACGATCGAAGCCGTGATCGCCGGCGGCGCAGACGGGATCATGTGCAGCTTCGGCGTCGCGACACGCTTCGCCGAGGCGCTGGCGCGCATTGGTCTGGTGCTGCGCTTGGACGGCGCAGGCACACGCCTCGGCCTCAAGGCCGGGCCGGGCGCGCAGTTCTACGCCGTCGAAGATGCCCTGCGGCTGGGCGCCGATGCGGTATGCGTCACAGCGTTCCCCGGCAGCCCACACGAAGCAACCACGCTCGAGACGCTGGCGCGCGTCGTCCGCCAAGCACACGCGTGGGATATGCCGGTGATGGCCGAGATCGTGCCCGGTGGATTTGATAGCCCGCCGGAGAAGCGCACGCTCGATGCGATCAAGGTCTCTGCGCGCGTAGCCGCCGAGCTAGGCGCGGACTGGGTCAAACTGCCCTACGTCGAAGGCTTCGCCGAGGTCGTGCGCACATGCTTCGTCCCTGTGGTCGTGCTGGGCGGGCGCAAGCAAGATGACCCCCGTGAGACGCTGACGATGCTGCGCGCAAGCCTCGATGCCGGCGGTGTCGGCGGTGTGATCGGGCGCAACGTTTGGCAATCGGGCAACACAGAACGCATGACGCGCGCCATGGCCGGGATCGTCCACGCTGGCGCAAGCGTGGAGGATGCGCTACAAATCGCCCTGGCATGA
- a CDS encoding short-chain dehydrogenase, which yields MRFQNKVVIVTGGAKGIGEAAVKAFSAEGASVVIADVDDAAGEALARSLARATFVHTDVSKMADAERAVRTAEETYGGLDALFSNAGIQLYGRIEDVTEEDYERGMGVNFKGHVWMCKYAVPALRRRGGGAIVCTSSVQALATQTTVPIYAASKAATLTLVKAISMDHAHEGIRANAILPGSVDTPMLRGAAMTFAPGEVDATIAKWGKMHPIGRVIKPEEVARLVLFLCSDEASACTGAAYLVDGGLMAKIPVVLPD from the coding sequence ATGAGATTCCAGAACAAAGTTGTCATTGTCACCGGTGGTGCCAAAGGCATCGGCGAAGCCGCGGTGAAAGCATTTAGCGCGGAGGGCGCATCGGTCGTCATCGCCGACGTGGATGACGCTGCCGGCGAAGCGCTCGCCCGTTCGCTGGCACGCGCGACATTCGTGCACACTGATGTATCGAAGATGGCCGACGCCGAGCGCGCCGTGCGCACTGCCGAGGAGACCTACGGCGGCTTGGACGCGCTGTTCAGCAACGCCGGCATCCAGCTTTACGGTCGCATCGAAGACGTGACCGAAGAAGATTACGAGCGCGGCATGGGCGTGAACTTCAAGGGGCACGTCTGGATGTGCAAGTACGCCGTGCCCGCCCTGCGCCGGCGTGGCGGCGGCGCGATCGTCTGCACATCGAGCGTGCAGGCGCTGGCCACACAGACCACCGTGCCGATCTACGCTGCCAGCAAAGCCGCCACGCTGACCCTGGTCAAAGCTATCTCGATGGACCACGCGCATGAGGGCATTCGCGCCAACGCCATCCTACCCGGCTCGGTGGATACCCCCATGTTGCGCGGTGCGGCGATGACCTTCGCGCCAGGCGAAGTAGATGCCACCATCGCCAAGTGGGGCAAGATGCACCCGATCGGTCGAGTGATCAAACCGGAAGAAGTTGCCCGGCTGGTGCTCTTCCTGTGCAGCGACGAGGCCAGCGCCTGCACCGGCGCAGCCTATCTAGTGGATGGCGGGTTGATGGCCAAAATCCCGGTCGTGTTACCGGATTGA
- a CDS encoding galactonate dehydratase, which translates to MKITAIKTCVVNAEMRNWVFVKVETDQPGLYGWGEASLEWKTRAVVGAVEDFAPMLIGEDPQRIEFLYQKMYRQSFWRVGVIGLSAISGIEQALWDIRGKMLGVPVYQLLGGRVRDKVRMYTHLGGGDMRAVYETQYSADPKPFVDLALQVVARGYTAVKVLITPPTETLNSIATYRYAEKMMSAIREAVGEGVDIMIDCHGRHSVANAIEFCRVLAPYRPFFIEEPVPPENVDALAEVRRASPVPIATGERRVTRFEFRELFEKQACHVIQPDLCHCGGLWEAKKIAAMAEAYYIGVAPHNPLGPVANAAALHFALSTPNFLIQEDMLTDVPWRFDVVKHTLKTENGYWLPTDAPGLGIEVDEEAAKKHPFEQEIIHATTVRAHDGAILDW; encoded by the coding sequence ATGAAGATCACCGCCATCAAAACCTGCGTGGTCAATGCCGAGATGCGCAATTGGGTGTTCGTCAAGGTGGAGACCGACCAACCCGGCCTCTACGGCTGGGGCGAAGCCTCGCTCGAGTGGAAGACGCGCGCCGTCGTCGGCGCAGTCGAGGACTTCGCCCCGATGCTCATCGGCGAGGACCCACAGCGCATCGAGTTCCTCTACCAGAAGATGTATCGCCAGAGCTTCTGGCGCGTCGGCGTCATCGGCCTGAGCGCGATCAGCGGGATCGAGCAGGCTTTGTGGGACATTCGCGGCAAGATGCTCGGCGTGCCGGTCTATCAACTGCTAGGCGGCCGGGTGCGCGATAAGGTGCGCATGTACACCCACCTCGGCGGCGGGGACATGCGCGCCGTGTATGAGACGCAATACAGCGCCGACCCCAAGCCATTCGTGGATTTGGCATTGCAGGTCGTAGCGCGCGGCTACACCGCCGTGAAGGTGCTGATCACGCCGCCGACCGAGACGCTCAATAGCATCGCTACGTATCGCTATGCCGAGAAGATGATGTCCGCGATTCGCGAAGCCGTGGGCGAAGGGGTGGACATCATGATTGACTGCCATGGCCGGCACAGCGTGGCCAACGCCATCGAGTTCTGCCGCGTGCTCGCACCGTATCGTCCTTTCTTCATCGAGGAGCCGGTGCCGCCGGAGAACGTGGACGCATTGGCCGAGGTGCGCCGCGCCTCCCCAGTGCCCATCGCCACCGGCGAACGTCGCGTGACGCGCTTCGAGTTCCGCGAGCTATTCGAGAAGCAAGCTTGCCACGTCATCCAGCCCGACTTGTGCCACTGCGGCGGGCTGTGGGAAGCCAAGAAGATCGCCGCGATGGCCGAGGCATATTACATCGGCGTCGCGCCGCACAACCCGCTAGGGCCGGTGGCGAATGCCGCCGCGCTACACTTCGCGCTCAGCACACCGAATTTCCTCATCCAGGAGGACATGCTCACCGACGTGCCGTGGCGGTTCGACGTGGTGAAGCACACGCTGAAGACGGAGAACGGCTATTGGCTGCCGACCGACGCGCCCGGCCTGGGCATCGAGGTGGATGAGGAAGCCGCGAAGAAGCACCCGTTCGAGCAAGAGATCATCCACGCCACCACCGTGCGCGCACACGACGGCGCGATCCTGGATTGGTGA